Below is a genomic region from Dehalococcoidia bacterium.
GCCGGTCGAGCGGACTCGTGGCGTACAGCGCCGAGCCGCCGCCGGTGTGGTACATCAGGTCCACGGCCTCTACCGCCGCCGTGTGGGAGTTGACGATCGCCAGGCGGAAGCGGGCGCGCTGCTGCTCGCTCGCCTCCTCGCCGGTAAGCAGCGTGTGCCAGATCTCGTCCAGCACGGTCAGCACGTAGGACCGCGCCGCGCCGACCAGCGCCTCGGCCCGCGCCACCGCCGCCTGGGCGTAGGCCTCCTCGCGCAGGGGCGTGCCGGTCACACGTCTCTTGTCCGTGGCCAGCGCCAGCAGGGCGTCGATCGCGGCGCGGCCGCTGCCGAGCGCCACGGCGGCGTGGTTGAGCAGGAACATGGTGCGGAGTCGATAGAGGGGACCATTCTGCTGAATCGGGGACGTTGCGAGGCTGAAGCTGCGCTCGGCCGGGACGTACCGATCGTTGGCGGCGTAGTCCACGCTGCCGCTGCCGCGCAGCCCAGTCGTGACCCAGGTGTCGATGATTTCGCAATCGGCGGCCGGCATGAGCACCATGCACACGTCTGGCCGGCCCGCGTCATCAAGGCGCCGCTCCTCACCGTCAAAAACGAAGCAGCCGCCGACCAACCAATCGCAGTGATGGGCGCCGCTGCCGAACGGCCAGCGTCCGGAGACCCGATAGCCGCCCGGCACTACCCGGGCACGCCCCGCGGGCCGTACCGCGCCGCCGCCTATCACGTCGGGGTGCGGATACATCTGCCGCGCCGTCGCCTCGTCCAGGTAGGCGGAAAACCAGCCGGCCCCGCCGCCGATGTAGCCGCACCAGCCGACGGAGGCGTCGAGTTGCGAGAGCGCCTCCAGCACCTCGAACTGCAGGCGCGGCTCAGCTTCCAGCCCGCCCAGCGAGCGCGGCATGGTCATACGGAAGACGCCGGCGTCCTGCAACGCGGCCACGATCGGCAACGGCAGCCGCCGCTCGCGCTCGATCTCGTCGTGATACTGCGCGATCAGCGGCGCAAGGCCACGCGCCGCGGCGAGAAGGTCATTCTCCGAAGCGATCGTCATTCTCGGCTCCTCGCTGGCGACGCATGGCGCGTAGCGTGTGAGTTGCGCCTCAGTATAGCCGGTTGTTTGCCGTGCCACGCCGTGGGCGCTTCCCGATGCCATGCAGGCGGCGTTGCTCAGGGACAAGACGAAATAGCCCCCGTTGTTTGTGACAGAACGTACAAGCAGCTTTCCTGCTGCCAGGTCGTGTTGGGCACATGCGCCTGCCACGCCGGCAGGCTGGAAACACGCCAGCCCTCCGCCGCCGATGCGCATGATGACAAGTGCGCGTTCGTGGCGCCGTATCGTACGCTGAGGACGGAAGCCGCGCCGCGCGGGTAGTACCCGCGAAATGAGACTCCGGCGGCGAGGTGGAAGCATCCGACCCTCGGCCGTCAGAAGGATAAACACGCATGACAACGCATTCGGCATATGTCTTCGACGTGGACGAGCGCTCGTTCCAGAGCGACGTGATCGAGCGCTCCCGCTCGGTGCCGGTGGTGGTGGATTTCTGGGCGGAGTGGTGCGGGCCCTGCCGCATGCTCGGGCCGGTTTTGGAGCGGCTGGCGGAGCAGCACGCCGGCGCCTTCGAACTGGCGAAGCTGAACACGGACGAAAACCCGCGCATCGCCCAGGCCTTCCAGATTCAGGGCATCCCCGCGGTGAAGGCGTTCAAAGATGGCCGCGTGGTCGAGGAGTTCGTCGGAGCGCTGCCCGAGTCGCGCGTGCTGGACTGGTTGCAGCGCTTCCTGCCCAACGAGGCCGATGCGCTGGCGGCGCGCGGCGACGAGCTGGCCGCGGCCGGCCACCAGAACGCGGCCGAAGACGCCTATCGCGAGGCGTTGGCGCACACGGCCGGCCACGCCGGTGCGACGATCGGTCTTGCCCGCGTGCTGGCCGGCCGCGGCGAGGTGGGTGAGGCCGAGGCGCTGCGGCTGCTCTCTGCCCTGCCCGCCGATCCGCGCGCCAACCAGCTCCGCGCCGAGATCGGCCTGCGCACGGCGGGCGGCGGCGCCGACCTCGCCGAGCTCGAACGCCGCGTTGCAGAGAACCCAGGCGATGCGGCGGCGCAGTGCGAGCTGGGGACGGCGCTGGCGGCGCAGGGCCGCTATGAGCCGGCGCTGGAGCATCTGCTCGAATCCGTGCGGCGTGACCGTACCCTGAACGACGACGCGGCGCGCCGGGCGATGCTCGACCTGTTCAACATCCTCGGCGAAGAGAGCCCGCTG
It encodes:
- the trxA gene encoding thioredoxin, producing MTTHSAYVFDVDERSFQSDVIERSRSVPVVVDFWAEWCGPCRMLGPVLERLAEQHAGAFELAKLNTDENPRIAQAFQIQGIPAVKAFKDGRVVEEFVGALPESRVLDWLQRFLPNEADALAARGDELAAAGHQNAAEDAYREALAHTAGHAGATIGLARVLAGRGEVGEAEALRLLSALPADPRANQLRAEIGLRTAGGGADLAELERRVAENPGDAAAQCELGTALAAQGRYEPALEHLLESVRRDRTLNDDAARRAMLDLFNILGEESPLTQTYRKQLSYVLF
- a CDS encoding acyl-CoA dehydrogenase family protein, which translates into the protein MTIASENDLLAAARGLAPLIAQYHDEIERERRLPLPIVAALQDAGVFRMTMPRSLGGLEAEPRLQFEVLEALSQLDASVGWCGYIGGGAGWFSAYLDEATARQMYPHPDVIGGGAVRPAGRARVVPGGYRVSGRWPFGSGAHHCDWLVGGCFVFDGEERRLDDAGRPDVCMVLMPAADCEIIDTWVTTGLRGSGSVDYAANDRYVPAERSFSLATSPIQQNGPLYRLRTMFLLNHAAVALGSGRAAIDALLALATDKRRVTGTPLREEAYAQAAVARAEALVGAARSYVLTVLDEIWHTLLTGEEASEQQRARFRLAIVNSHTAAVEAVDLMYHTGGGSALYATSPLDRLFRDIHTINQHVIVAPKTYEQSGRVLLGLDPGVPFF